A single window of Modestobacter italicus DNA harbors:
- a CDS encoding sensor histidine kinase has product MDRSSWWGQAIWALPWLLFQYFPISDLVTTDRPAAARWVGAVGLLAFTLVYLRAIGQLGRPRALRADFVVMVGLAAALAVGFGADWSGLMIYVSAAAAAALPWRWVWPAVVAAALLCLVVILADEDSGLLFLPPICLLTAFGISGTGYLMTVNRELQEAREELARSAVAEERMRFARDLHDLLGHSLSLIALKSELARRLAEVDPPRARQEMADVEEAARRALAEVRDAVSGYRQVSCAQALAEARAALTGAGVAVRLPDVVPVLPGGVDAALGWVVREATTNVLRHSGAARVTVELTEDGVRAVLTVTDDGAGTGERLTVLGGSGAGLAGLRERVAALGGELAAGPVDGGGYRVRAEVPLLPAAVTA; this is encoded by the coding sequence GTGGACCGGTCGAGCTGGTGGGGGCAGGCGATCTGGGCGCTGCCGTGGCTGCTGTTCCAGTACTTCCCGATCAGCGACCTGGTCACCACCGACCGGCCGGCGGCGGCCCGGTGGGTGGGTGCGGTCGGGCTGCTCGCCTTCACCCTGGTCTACCTGCGGGCGATCGGGCAGCTGGGCCGGCCGCGGGCGCTGCGGGCGGACTTCGTGGTGATGGTCGGGCTCGCCGCCGCCCTCGCCGTCGGCTTCGGCGCCGACTGGTCGGGCCTGATGATCTACGTCTCCGCCGCGGCCGCCGCCGCCCTGCCGTGGCGGTGGGTGTGGCCCGCGGTGGTCGCCGCGGCCCTGCTCTGCCTGGTCGTCATCCTCGCCGACGAGGACTCCGGCCTGCTGTTCCTGCCGCCCATCTGCCTGCTCACCGCCTTCGGCATCAGCGGCACCGGCTACCTGATGACGGTCAACCGGGAGCTGCAGGAGGCCCGCGAGGAGCTCGCCCGCAGCGCGGTCGCGGAGGAGCGGATGCGCTTCGCCCGCGACCTGCACGACCTGCTGGGCCACTCGCTGTCGCTGATCGCGCTGAAGAGCGAGCTGGCCCGCCGGCTGGCCGAGGTCGACCCGCCGCGGGCGCGGCAGGAGATGGCCGACGTGGAGGAGGCCGCCCGCCGGGCGCTGGCCGAGGTGCGGGACGCGGTGAGCGGGTACCGGCAGGTCAGCTGCGCGCAGGCGCTCGCCGAGGCCCGCGCCGCGCTCACCGGGGCCGGGGTCGCCGTCCGGCTGCCCGACGTGGTGCCGGTGCTCCCCGGCGGGGTCGACGCCGCGCTGGGCTGGGTGGTGCGGGAGGCGACGACGAACGTGCTGCGGCACAGCGGCGCCGCCCGGGTGACCGTCGAGCTCACCGAGGACGGCGTCCGGGCGGTGCTCACCGTCACCGACGACGGAGCCGGCACCGGGGAGCGGCTCACCGTGCTGGGCGGCTCCGGGGCGGGGCTCGCCGGGCTGCGGGAGCGGGTGGCCGCCCTGGGCGGGGAGCTGGCGGCCGGGCCCGTGGACGGCGGCGGCTACCGGGTGCGCGCCGAGGTGCCGCTGCTGCCCGCGGCGGTGACCGCGTGA
- a CDS encoding response regulator transcription factor: MTIRVLLAEDQTLVRGALRALLDLEDDIEVVAEVGRGDLVLAAAREHRPDVALLDIEMPGKDGLEAARELAAELPGVRAVVLTTFGRPGFLRRAMEVGAAGFLVKDSPVAELARAIRAVVAGERVIDRDLAAAALALGATPLSAREADVLRAAADGATVADIAGRLFLSEGTVRNYLSSAIGKTGARTRVEAARVAQDKGWL; this comes from the coding sequence GTGACCATCCGGGTGCTCCTGGCCGAGGACCAGACGCTGGTGCGCGGGGCGCTGCGGGCGCTGCTGGACCTCGAGGACGACATCGAGGTGGTGGCCGAGGTGGGCCGGGGCGACCTGGTGCTGGCCGCCGCCCGCGAGCACCGGCCGGACGTCGCGCTGCTGGACATCGAGATGCCCGGTAAGGACGGGCTGGAGGCGGCCCGCGAGCTCGCCGCCGAGCTGCCCGGCGTCCGGGCCGTCGTGCTGACCACCTTCGGCCGGCCGGGGTTCCTCCGCCGGGCGATGGAGGTGGGCGCGGCGGGCTTCCTGGTCAAGGACTCCCCGGTGGCCGAGCTGGCCCGGGCCATCCGGGCGGTGGTGGCCGGCGAGCGGGTGATCGACCGGGACCTGGCCGCGGCGGCGCTGGCGCTGGGCGCGACGCCGCTGTCGGCGCGCGAGGCCGACGTGCTGCGGGCGGCGGCGGACGGGGCCACCGTCGCCGACATCGCCGGCCGGCTGTTCCTGTCGGAGGGGACGGTGCGGAACTACCTGTCCTCGGCGATCGGCAAGACCGGGGCGCGCACCCGGGTCGAGGCAGCACGGGTGGCCCAGGACAAGGGCTGGCTGTGA
- a CDS encoding type II toxin-antitoxin system VapB family antitoxin, with the protein MTLGWFESTGPGQPGAGEPGGPALIFKAVRDGRPYPDHGFSTRDWAMIPPRQIRLDTLTTTKRELALDALLADDSTFYGDLFPHAVQWHGETYLEDGVHRALRAALQQRNVIHVRVLDLDALMPDGAGTAQAPHNAGLHTRPTRS; encoded by the coding sequence ATGACACTAGGGTGGTTCGAGTCGACGGGCCCCGGGCAGCCGGGGGCCGGTGAGCCGGGAGGACCAGCCCTGATCTTCAAGGCGGTGCGGGACGGCCGGCCGTACCCCGACCACGGCTTCTCCACCCGCGACTGGGCGATGATCCCGCCCCGGCAGATCCGGCTGGACACCCTCACCACCACCAAGCGCGAGCTGGCCCTGGACGCGCTGCTGGCCGACGACTCGACCTTCTACGGCGACCTCTTCCCGCACGCGGTGCAGTGGCACGGCGAGACCTACCTCGAGGACGGCGTGCACCGGGCGCTGCGGGCCGCGCTGCAGCAGCGCAACGTCATCCACGTGCGGGTGCTCGACCTCGACGCGCTCATGCCGGACGGCGCCGGCACCGCCCAGGCCCCGCACAACGCCGGCTTACACACTCGACCGACGCGGTCGTGA
- the hrcA gene encoding heat-inducible transcriptional repressor HrcA — protein MAHDDRRLRVLRAIVQDYVSTNDPVGSKALAARYDLGVSPATIRNDMAVLEEEGYITQPHTSAGRVPTDKGYRFFVDRLSAVKPLSVAERKAIERFLDGAVDLHDVLGRSVRLLAQLTRQVAVVQYPTLSRSAVRHLELVPLAPHRLLMVLITDTGRVEQRVVEVPVETDAETVAELRSLLNAAFAGAKLGEASDTVGDLVDNAPPHLRALVAGVSATLLETLVEPSEDRLVIGGTANLARGSALDFPQTVRPLLEALEEQVVVLRLMAEVGPSTVTVSIGEENEHEALTGASFVSVGYGSGDQALGGLGVVGPTRMDYAGNIAAVRAVARYVGQLLAES, from the coding sequence GTGGCGCACGACGACCGGCGCCTGCGGGTGCTGCGGGCGATCGTCCAGGACTACGTCTCCACCAACGACCCGGTGGGGAGCAAGGCGCTGGCGGCCCGCTACGACCTGGGGGTCTCTCCGGCCACGATCCGCAACGACATGGCGGTGCTGGAGGAGGAGGGGTACATCACCCAGCCGCACACCAGCGCCGGCCGGGTGCCCACCGACAAGGGCTACCGCTTCTTCGTCGACCGGCTGTCGGCGGTCAAGCCGCTGTCGGTCGCCGAGCGCAAGGCCATCGAGCGCTTCCTCGACGGCGCGGTCGACCTGCACGACGTGCTGGGCCGCAGCGTCCGGCTGCTCGCGCAGCTGACCCGCCAGGTCGCCGTCGTCCAGTACCCGACGCTGTCGCGCAGCGCCGTCCGGCACCTGGAGCTGGTGCCGCTGGCGCCGCACCGGCTGCTGATGGTGCTGATCACCGACACCGGCCGGGTCGAGCAGCGGGTCGTCGAGGTCCCGGTCGAGACCGACGCGGAGACCGTGGCCGAGCTGCGCTCGCTGCTCAACGCCGCCTTCGCCGGCGCGAAGCTCGGCGAGGCCAGCGACACCGTCGGCGACCTGGTCGACAACGCGCCGCCGCACCTGCGCGCGCTGGTCGCCGGGGTCAGCGCCACCCTGCTGGAGACCCTGGTCGAGCCCTCGGAGGACCGGCTGGTCATCGGCGGGACGGCGAACCTCGCCCGCGGCAGCGCGCTGGACTTCCCGCAGACCGTCCGGCCGTTGCTCGAGGCGTTGGAAGAACAGGTCGTGGTCCTGCGGTTGATGGCCGAGGTGGGACCGAGCACGGTGACCGTGAGCATCGGCGAGGAGAACGAGCACGAGGCGCTCACCGGTGCCTCGTTCGTCTCCGTGGGGTACGGGTCGGGGGACCAGGCCCTCGGCGGCCTCGGCGTCGTCGGCCCCACCCGGATGGACTACGCAGGCAACATCGCCGCGGTACGAGCCGTGGCGCGCTACGTCGGCCAGTTGCTGGCCGAGAGCTGA
- the dnaJ gene encoding molecular chaperone DnaJ gives MATDYYGVLGLQPGASDADIKRAYRKMARDLHPDVNPDEGAKEQFQQVSRAYEALTDPEKRRIIDLGGDPYETGRGGAGSPFGAGAGFGGLGDIMDAFFGGAGGARGPRSRTREGEDALIRVDLDLDETVFGTTTEITVDTAVLCDVCTGAGTAPGTHPTTCSTCNGRGEVQSVQRSFLGQVIASRPCPTCQATGQVIPNPCPQCAGDGRVRSRRTIPVKIPAGVEDGMRIRLAGYGEVGPGGGPAGDLYVEVHERPHDVFTRDGEDLHCRVTLPMTAAALGTTLKLETLEGHEDLTIKPGTQSGNVLTLRAHGAPRLRGTGRGNLLVHLDVTTPTRLDDRQSELLRELAALRGEDLTEGTGANTGGLFSRVRDAFNGR, from the coding sequence ATGGCAACCGACTACTACGGCGTGCTGGGCCTGCAGCCCGGGGCCAGTGACGCCGACATCAAGCGCGCCTACCGCAAGATGGCGCGCGACCTGCACCCCGACGTCAACCCCGACGAGGGGGCGAAAGAGCAGTTCCAGCAGGTCAGCCGTGCCTACGAGGCGCTGACCGACCCGGAGAAGCGCCGGATCATCGACCTCGGCGGCGACCCGTACGAGACCGGGCGCGGCGGTGCCGGCAGCCCGTTCGGCGCCGGCGCGGGCTTCGGCGGTCTCGGCGACATCATGGACGCCTTCTTCGGGGGTGCCGGCGGGGCCCGCGGGCCGCGCAGCCGCACCCGCGAGGGCGAGGACGCGCTCATCCGGGTCGACCTCGACCTCGATGAGACGGTCTTCGGGACGACGACCGAGATCACCGTGGACACCGCGGTGCTGTGCGACGTCTGCACCGGGGCCGGCACCGCGCCCGGCACCCACCCGACCACCTGCTCGACCTGCAACGGCCGCGGCGAGGTGCAGAGCGTGCAGCGCTCGTTCCTCGGCCAGGTCATCGCCAGCCGGCCCTGCCCGACCTGCCAGGCCACCGGCCAGGTCATCCCGAACCCCTGCCCGCAGTGCGCCGGTGACGGCCGGGTCCGGTCCCGCCGCACCATCCCGGTCAAGATCCCGGCCGGGGTCGAGGACGGCATGCGGATCCGGCTGGCCGGCTACGGCGAGGTCGGCCCCGGCGGCGGCCCGGCCGGCGACCTGTACGTCGAGGTCCACGAGCGCCCGCACGACGTCTTCACCCGCGACGGCGAGGACCTGCACTGCCGGGTCACGCTGCCGATGACCGCCGCCGCGCTGGGCACCACGCTGAAGCTGGAGACGCTCGAGGGCCACGAGGACCTCACCATCAAGCCGGGCACCCAGTCGGGCAACGTGCTCACCCTCCGTGCCCATGGCGCGCCGCGGCTGCGCGGGACCGGGCGGGGCAACCTGCTCGTCCACCTCGACGTCACGACACCGACCCGGCTCGACGACCGCCAGTCCGAGCTGCTCCGCGAGCTGGCCGCGCTGCGCGGCGAGGACCTCACCGAGGGCACCGGCGCCAACACCGGCGGGCTGTTCTCCCGGGTGCGCGACGCGTTCAACGGCCGATGA